A genomic window from Blastococcus saxobsidens DD2 includes:
- a CDS encoding sensor histidine kinase, protein MPPTTSLRGRGALAARIRALLADARPGWPGRALYALASLPLAAVYAGVYAALIGSVVALVYGVGVLLVLVVLAATRGFAGLERRLARTLLGVDIPDGERVLDQPGLVRRGKRLVFAADTWRALGWLGARVLMGAATFATLTFGTAAFVGFGWSTEWSHEWNPLTALPLLALMAVVVVLTLAVLDLLVRLAASVAPRLLGTAPEQRIAALQQSTRRLADRNKLARDLHDTIGHALTASLLQATAARRTLTPADDRPVQPDFARQALGHIETNTRAALAELDRVLTVLRAYESGAADGGHDPAPFAAPSLADLEDLLAGLRDGGLPVALVVDGEVDDVPAGVQELAYRVIQEGTTNVLRHAGTPLTVAQVVRSGDTLVVRVCNERASQLDSRPGPGGGRGLAGLRERAAAAGGTLTAEPSASGGFDLCVTLPLSGAA, encoded by the coding sequence ATGCCTCCGACGACGTCCCTGCGCGGACGCGGTGCCCTGGCCGCCCGGATCCGCGCGCTCCTCGCCGACGCGCGCCCGGGCTGGCCCGGCCGGGCCCTCTACGCGCTGGCGAGCCTGCCCCTGGCCGCGGTGTACGCCGGGGTGTACGCCGCGCTGATCGGGTCGGTGGTCGCGCTCGTCTACGGCGTCGGCGTGCTGCTCGTCCTGGTGGTGCTGGCCGCGACCCGCGGGTTCGCCGGCCTCGAGCGCCGGCTGGCCCGCACCCTGCTCGGCGTCGACATCCCCGACGGCGAGCGGGTGCTCGACCAGCCGGGCCTCGTGCGCCGGGGCAAGCGGCTGGTCTTCGCGGCCGACACCTGGCGGGCGCTCGGGTGGCTCGGCGCGCGGGTGCTGATGGGGGCGGCCACCTTCGCCACCCTCACCTTCGGCACCGCCGCCTTCGTCGGGTTCGGCTGGAGCACCGAGTGGAGCCATGAATGGAACCCGCTCACCGCGCTGCCGCTGCTGGCGCTCATGGCCGTCGTCGTCGTCCTGACCCTGGCCGTGCTCGACCTGCTGGTCCGGCTGGCCGCGTCCGTGGCACCCCGGCTGCTCGGCACCGCGCCCGAGCAGCGGATCGCCGCACTGCAGCAGAGCACCCGCCGGCTGGCCGACCGGAACAAGCTGGCCCGCGACCTGCACGACACCATCGGGCACGCGCTCACCGCCAGCCTGCTGCAGGCCACCGCCGCCCGCCGCACGCTGACGCCCGCGGACGACCGGCCGGTGCAGCCGGACTTCGCCCGCCAGGCGCTCGGGCACATCGAGACCAACACCCGTGCCGCGCTCGCCGAGCTCGACCGGGTGCTCACCGTGCTCCGGGCCTACGAATCGGGAGCCGCGGACGGGGGCCATGACCCCGCCCCCTTCGCGGCCCCCTCGCTCGCCGATCTCGAGGACCTGCTCGCCGGCCTGCGGGACGGCGGCCTCCCGGTGGCGCTCGTGGTGGACGGCGAGGTCGACGACGTGCCCGCCGGCGTCCAGGAGCTCGCCTACCGGGTAATCCAGGAGGGCACCACGAACGTGCTGCGGCACGCGGGGACGCCGCTCACCGTCGCCCAGGTGGTGCGCAGCGGCGACACCCTCGTCGTCCGCGTGTGCAACGAGCGGGCCTCCCAGCTGGACAGCCGGCCGGGGCCCGGTGGCGGGCGCGGGCTGGCCGGCCTGCGCGAACGGGCGGCCGCCGCCGGCGGCACGCTGACCGCCGAGCCATCGGCCTCCGGCGGCTTCGATCTCTGCGTCACCCTGCCGCTGTCGGGCGCCGCGTGA
- a CDS encoding DUF5925 domain-containing protein, producing MTDDPALPPPHRFLQPGLWLDRFDLAGGMLLQAQWDGGMPYQRTGEVTGAAGDPLDLLPEEAVVRLDRKDGSSRAVVVALPGLLAKVEVQHRMTTVEVVGANVSAVEELVAHVVAGAELVATAPEGEVQMAFWSYAQGGGSESSRHVTAPAWADAAANYAGRTRQSLVPLMAARDMSGRVGRLVLWHGEPGTGKTTAVRALSREWADWCRPHYVMDPERLFAEPQYLLQVAGIDEDEDDDGRWRLVVAEDCDDYLRSDAKARAGASLGRLLNLCDGILGHGLQVLVLLTTNEDVGRLHPAVTRPGRCLSQVEFERLSPAEAQAWLGGSTDAPERPMTLAELYAIREERTHPAHAFAQEVGGYL from the coding sequence GTGACCGACGACCCCGCGCTCCCTCCTCCGCACCGCTTCCTGCAGCCCGGTCTGTGGCTCGACCGCTTCGACCTCGCCGGCGGCATGCTGCTGCAGGCCCAGTGGGACGGCGGCATGCCCTACCAGCGGACCGGCGAGGTGACCGGTGCCGCCGGTGATCCGCTCGACCTGCTGCCCGAGGAAGCGGTCGTCCGTCTCGACCGCAAGGACGGGAGCAGCCGCGCCGTCGTGGTGGCGCTCCCGGGCCTGCTGGCGAAGGTGGAGGTGCAGCACCGGATGACGACGGTCGAGGTGGTGGGTGCGAACGTGTCCGCCGTCGAGGAGCTGGTGGCGCACGTCGTCGCGGGGGCGGAGCTGGTGGCGACGGCACCCGAGGGTGAGGTGCAGATGGCCTTCTGGTCCTACGCGCAGGGAGGCGGCTCGGAGTCCTCCCGCCACGTCACCGCACCGGCGTGGGCCGACGCCGCGGCGAACTACGCGGGGCGGACGAGGCAGTCGCTGGTCCCGCTCATGGCGGCACGGGACATGTCCGGCCGGGTCGGGCGGCTGGTGCTCTGGCACGGGGAGCCCGGTACGGGCAAGACCACGGCGGTGCGTGCGCTCAGCCGCGAGTGGGCGGACTGGTGCCGGCCGCACTACGTGATGGACCCGGAGCGGCTGTTCGCCGAGCCGCAGTACCTGCTGCAGGTGGCCGGGATCGACGAGGACGAGGACGACGACGGGCGCTGGCGCCTGGTCGTCGCCGAGGACTGCGACGACTACCTGCGGTCCGACGCCAAGGCACGTGCCGGCGCATCGCTCGGCCGGCTGCTCAACCTGTGCGACGGCATCCTCGGGCACGGCCTCCAGGTGCTGGTGCTGCTCACGACGAACGAGGACGTCGGCCGGTTGCACCCGGCTGTCACCCGGCCGGGCCGCTGCCTGAGCCAGGTGGAGTTCGAGCGCCTCTCGCCGGCCGAGGCGCAGGCGTGGCTGGGCGGGTCGACCGATGCCCCCGAGCGGCCGATGACGCTGGCGGAGCTGTACGCGATCCGCGAGGAGCGCACGCACCCGGCGCACGCCTTCGCGCAGGAGGTCGGTGGCTACCTGTGA
- a CDS encoding D-2-hydroxyacid dehydrogenase family protein, giving the protein MHRIAVLDDYQSAAAEFSDWSQLPEAAEVVEFHDSVADPEAVVARLQSFDVVVAMRERTRFSREVLERLPDLRLLVTTGMRNKSIDVAAATELGITVCGTASQAASTAELTWALILASLRHLPQEDAAMRAGAWQQTVGGDLEGATLGVIGLGRLGSRVARIGGAFGMDVVAWSQNLTDERAAEVGARRVERDELFATSDVVTIHLLLSKRTRGLIGADDLALMKHTAVLVNTSRGPIIDEAALIDVLRRGAIAGAGIDVYDEEPLPRSHPLRELRRAVLTPHLGYVTRGTYELFYREAVEDVAAFLRGEPIRVLG; this is encoded by the coding sequence GTGCACCGCATCGCCGTCCTCGACGACTACCAGTCGGCCGCCGCCGAGTTCTCCGACTGGTCGCAGTTGCCGGAGGCGGCCGAGGTCGTGGAGTTCCACGACTCGGTCGCCGACCCGGAGGCCGTCGTCGCGCGGCTGCAGTCCTTCGACGTCGTGGTGGCCATGCGGGAACGCACCCGCTTCAGCCGCGAGGTGCTGGAGCGGCTGCCCGACCTGCGGTTGCTGGTGACCACCGGCATGCGCAACAAGTCCATTGACGTCGCGGCCGCCACCGAGCTGGGCATCACCGTCTGCGGCACCGCGTCGCAGGCGGCGTCCACCGCCGAGCTCACGTGGGCGCTGATCCTCGCCAGCCTCCGGCACCTCCCGCAGGAGGACGCCGCGATGCGCGCCGGCGCCTGGCAGCAGACCGTCGGCGGCGACCTCGAGGGGGCCACCCTCGGCGTGATCGGCCTCGGCCGGCTCGGCAGCCGGGTGGCGCGGATCGGCGGTGCCTTCGGCATGGACGTCGTCGCCTGGAGCCAGAACCTCACCGACGAGCGCGCGGCTGAGGTCGGCGCCCGCCGGGTCGAGCGCGACGAGCTGTTCGCCACCTCCGACGTCGTGACCATCCACCTGCTGCTGTCCAAGCGGACCCGCGGGCTCATCGGCGCTGACGACCTGGCGCTGATGAAGCACACCGCCGTCCTGGTCAACACCAGCCGCGGGCCGATCATCGACGAGGCGGCACTGATCGACGTCCTGCGCCGTGGCGCCATCGCCGGCGCCGGCATCGACGTCTACGACGAGGAGCCGCTGCCGCGCTCCCACCCGCTGCGCGAGCTGCGCCGCGCCGTCCTCACCCCGCACCTGGGCTACGTCACCCGCGGCACCTACGAGCTCTTCTACCGCGAGGCGGTGGAGGACGTCGCCGCCTTCCTCCGCGGGGAGCCGATCCGGGTGCTCGGGTGA
- a CDS encoding response regulator — protein MTALRLLLVDDDVLVRSGLRVILDSEADLTVVGDAGTGRAALEVAAATDPDVVLMDVRMPDMDGIAATAELVARDPVRPRVLVLTTFEDDDYLFRSLRAGASGFALKRADPDELIDAIRVVARGTSLVLPDLTRRLIATHAPSRARGTAALPELTGREADVLRLVAGGLSNAEIAAELHLSRETVKTHVSSVLLKLGARDRTQAVIAAYERGFMAR, from the coding sequence GTGACCGCGCTGCGGCTGCTCCTCGTCGACGACGACGTGCTCGTCCGCTCCGGGCTGCGGGTGATCCTGGACAGCGAGGCCGACCTGACCGTGGTCGGCGACGCCGGCACCGGGCGCGCGGCGCTCGAGGTGGCGGCCGCGACCGATCCCGACGTCGTCCTCATGGACGTCCGGATGCCCGACATGGACGGCATCGCCGCTACCGCGGAGCTGGTCGCCCGCGACCCGGTGCGGCCGCGGGTGCTGGTGCTGACCACCTTCGAGGACGACGACTACCTGTTCCGCTCGCTCCGGGCCGGGGCCAGCGGCTTCGCGCTCAAGCGGGCCGACCCCGACGAGCTCATCGACGCCATCCGGGTCGTCGCGCGCGGCACCTCCCTCGTGCTGCCCGATCTGACCCGCCGGCTGATCGCGACGCACGCGCCGTCCCGTGCGCGGGGCACGGCCGCCCTGCCGGAGCTCACCGGACGCGAGGCCGACGTGCTGCGGCTGGTGGCCGGCGGGCTGTCCAACGCCGAGATCGCCGCCGAGCTGCACCTCAGCCGCGAGACGGTGAAGACCCACGTCAGCAGCGTGCTGCTCAAGCTCGGCGCCCGGGACCGCACCCAGGCCGTCATCGCCGCCTACGAGCGCGGCTTCATGGCGCGTTGA
- a CDS encoding transglycosylase domain-containing protein — MASFEPDPRTTRRLRRRPADTRPQQQPYDEPPRRPRFDRPPPAGNDWYATPPDVDDRPRPPWPPAAPGRSFPPAPPQRPAAPARPERLRRDRRGRFDRIGRRPRRRLPRRVIRVLAAVAVVQALVVLSLRWVDPPTTAFMLANPGDVVQESVPVEHVSRNFLAAVLAHEDAALPYRSGAFEWDALWSRAQAHLSGDEDPSGSTIPQQMAKNLFLNQELSAWRKAVEAGLAVELAALVDDRRMLELYVNYAQFGPTIYGVCAAGWYYFDSPPQELSAAQAVQLVGLLPSPGHVRRAPGGGLDFQVDDGLGWLSRSHVLNAQARVPRHLDRLGFQPVEDAGIEGLASDQPESDGHCTSRPEEVAELIAAEGTA, encoded by the coding sequence ATGGCCTCCTTCGAGCCGGATCCCCGCACGACCCGCCGGCTGCGCCGCCGGCCCGCCGACACCCGGCCGCAGCAGCAGCCGTACGACGAGCCGCCCCGACGTCCCCGGTTCGACCGGCCGCCACCCGCCGGGAACGACTGGTACGCCACCCCGCCGGACGTGGACGACCGGCCCCGTCCCCCGTGGCCCCCGGCGGCGCCCGGACGCTCCTTCCCGCCGGCCCCGCCCCAGCGTCCGGCCGCGCCGGCCCGACCGGAACGGCTCCGCCGCGACCGGCGCGGGCGGTTCGACCGCATCGGGAGGAGGCCCCGCCGTCGCCTGCCCCGCCGCGTCATCCGGGTGCTGGCCGCGGTCGCCGTCGTCCAGGCGCTGGTGGTGCTCTCGCTGCGCTGGGTGGACCCGCCGACGACGGCCTTCATGCTGGCCAATCCTGGCGACGTCGTCCAGGAGTCGGTGCCGGTCGAGCACGTCTCCCGCAACTTCCTGGCCGCGGTTCTCGCGCACGAGGATGCCGCGCTCCCCTACCGCTCCGGCGCCTTCGAGTGGGATGCGTTGTGGAGCCGCGCGCAGGCCCACCTGTCCGGTGACGAGGACCCCTCCGGCTCGACGATCCCGCAGCAGATGGCCAAGAACCTGTTCCTCAACCAGGAGCTCAGCGCCTGGCGCAAGGCGGTCGAGGCCGGGCTGGCCGTCGAGCTCGCCGCCCTCGTGGACGACCGACGGATGCTCGAGCTCTACGTCAACTACGCCCAGTTCGGCCCGACGATCTACGGGGTCTGCGCGGCCGGCTGGTACTACTTCGACTCCCCGCCGCAGGAGCTGTCCGCCGCGCAGGCCGTGCAACTGGTCGGCCTGCTCCCCTCCCCCGGGCACGTCCGCCGCGCGCCCGGCGGCGGCCTGGACTTCCAGGTGGACGACGGCCTCGGCTGGCTGTCCCGCTCGCACGTGCTCAACGCCCAGGCCCGGGTGCCCCGCCACCTCGACCGGCTCGGGTTCCAGCCGGTCGAGGACGCCGGCATCGAGGGGCTCGCGTCCGACCAGCCGGAGTCGGACGGCCACTGCACCAGCCGCCCGGAGGAGGTCGCCGAGCTGATCGCGGCGGAGGGCACCGCCTGA
- a CDS encoding Rieske 2Fe-2S domain-containing protein, which translates to MTVRAVLERAVQAVERWQLLDAPGYQVEHALSLTFLLAGRQARRLQDVLHGVWLGHPLHPALVTVPIGAWSAALVLDGLDATGRGGPGAGHAARTVVQLGVGGAVASAATGLTDWQYAHDEGRRVGLVHGALNSTALGLYTWSLTDRARGRAARARASAAAGYALTLTSAYLGGVLAYRYRLGTDHADRSNEPRRFVPVIEESELTEGTPVAVSADGVPVVLVATDGGVRAVGGSCPHQGGPLGEGWLHRQELVCPWHGSRFDLETGEPAQGPATAPLPCYDTRIRDGAVEVRRRARWRSPTAITTVEEASR; encoded by the coding sequence GTGACCGTGCGCGCCGTGCTGGAACGGGCCGTCCAGGCCGTCGAACGATGGCAACTGCTCGACGCGCCCGGCTACCAGGTCGAGCACGCGCTCTCGCTGACCTTCCTCCTCGCCGGGAGGCAGGCCCGGCGACTGCAGGACGTCCTGCACGGGGTCTGGCTCGGCCACCCGCTGCACCCGGCCCTGGTCACCGTGCCGATCGGCGCCTGGAGCGCCGCCCTGGTGCTCGACGGCCTCGACGCCACCGGCCGCGGTGGTCCGGGCGCCGGCCACGCCGCCCGCACCGTCGTGCAGCTCGGCGTCGGCGGAGCGGTGGCGTCGGCCGCCACCGGGTTGACCGACTGGCAGTACGCCCACGACGAGGGCCGGCGGGTCGGGCTCGTGCACGGCGCCCTGAACAGCACCGCCCTGGGGCTCTACACCTGGTCGCTCACCGACCGCGCCCGTGGCCGCGCAGCCCGCGCCCGCGCCAGCGCCGCCGCCGGCTACGCCCTCACTCTGACCAGCGCCTACCTCGGCGGCGTCCTCGCCTACCGCTACCGGCTCGGCACCGACCACGCCGACCGGAGCAACGAACCGCGCCGCTTCGTGCCGGTGATCGAGGAGTCCGAGCTGACCGAGGGGACGCCGGTCGCCGTGAGCGCCGACGGCGTGCCGGTCGTGCTGGTCGCGACCGACGGCGGGGTGCGCGCGGTCGGCGGCAGCTGCCCCCACCAGGGCGGGCCGCTGGGGGAGGGCTGGCTGCACCGGCAGGAGCTGGTCTGCCCCTGGCACGGCTCGCGCTTCGACCTCGAGACCGGGGAGCCGGCGCAGGGGCCGGCCACGGCGCCGCTGCCGTGCTACGACACGCGCATCCGCGACGGCGCGGTCGAGGTGCGGCGACGGGCCCGCTGGCGCAGCCCCACAGCGATCACCACGGTCGAGGAGGCATCCCGGTGA
- a CDS encoding hemerythrin domain-containing protein: MKADEVLIAHHDVLRGLLRDLVETTEAQADRREELRDRFLREIEIHAQIEDELFYPAVPDVSPLLALAHAEHRQIDDQVATVMRMDVTDPEFRTEVRMLEQTVRHHTMEEEQRMFPQSHALGEERLDELGEQLRARQRELTASGGMRLMIRLKRATLRLTKA; this comes from the coding sequence GTGAAGGCCGACGAGGTGCTGATCGCGCACCACGACGTGCTGCGCGGGCTGCTCCGCGATTTGGTGGAGACCACCGAGGCGCAGGCCGATCGGCGGGAGGAACTCCGGGACCGGTTCCTGCGGGAGATCGAGATCCACGCCCAGATCGAGGATGAGCTGTTCTACCCCGCCGTGCCGGACGTCTCCCCGCTGCTGGCCCTCGCCCACGCCGAGCACCGGCAGATCGACGACCAGGTCGCCACGGTCATGCGCATGGACGTCACCGACCCCGAGTTCCGCACCGAGGTCCGCATGCTCGAGCAGACGGTGCGCCACCACACGATGGAGGAGGAGCAGCGGATGTTCCCCCAGTCGCACGCACTGGGGGAGGAGCGGCTGGACGAGCTCGGCGAGCAGCTGCGGGCGCGGCAGCGCGAACTGACCGCGTCCGGTGGGATGCGGCTGATGATCCGGCTCAAGCGCGCGACCCTGCGCCTGACCAAGGCATAG
- a CDS encoding ABC transporter ATP-binding protein, which produces MIEVRGLTKQYGAVRAVDDLTFDVEPGTVTGFLGPNGAGKSTTMRMILGLDRPTAGSVLVAGRPFAELGEPLRTAGALLDAGAVHPGRSGRDHLRVAARTHGIPLRRVDDVIDQVGLGPAARRRVKGYSLGMRQRLGIATALLGDPAVLLFDEPMNGLDLDGVRWIRRLVRELADEGRTVLLSSHLMSEMEQTADHLVIIGRGRLIADASMQEVMSGAAGQRQVRVRTPAPDDLAGALLRRGLRVKPTDHGELLVDGTTAETVGDVALEVGVAVHRLSVEHSSLEEVYLDLTGDSVQYRVAGTPEPAGLVQR; this is translated from the coding sequence ATGATCGAAGTGCGCGGGCTGACCAAGCAGTACGGTGCCGTACGCGCCGTCGACGACCTGACCTTCGACGTCGAGCCGGGCACGGTGACCGGCTTTCTCGGGCCCAACGGCGCGGGCAAGTCCACCACGATGCGCATGATCCTCGGCCTCGACCGGCCCACCGCCGGATCCGTGCTGGTCGCCGGCCGCCCGTTCGCCGAGCTGGGCGAGCCGCTGCGAACGGCCGGCGCGCTGCTCGATGCGGGCGCCGTGCACCCCGGGCGCAGCGGCCGCGACCACCTGCGGGTCGCCGCCCGGACGCACGGCATCCCGCTGCGCCGGGTGGACGACGTGATCGACCAGGTGGGGCTCGGCCCCGCGGCACGGCGACGGGTGAAGGGTTACTCCCTGGGCATGCGCCAGCGGCTCGGCATCGCCACTGCGCTGCTCGGCGACCCCGCCGTCCTGCTCTTCGACGAGCCGATGAACGGCCTGGATCTCGACGGCGTGCGGTGGATCCGGCGCCTGGTGCGGGAGCTGGCCGACGAGGGTCGCACGGTGCTGCTGTCGAGCCACCTGATGAGCGAGATGGAGCAGACCGCCGACCACCTGGTGATCATCGGCCGCGGGCGGTTGATCGCGGACGCTTCGATGCAGGAGGTCATGAGCGGCGCCGCCGGGCAGCGACAGGTGCGGGTGCGGACGCCGGCCCCCGACGACCTCGCCGGCGCACTGCTGCGCCGCGGGCTCCGGGTGAAACCCACCGACCACGGTGAGCTGCTCGTCGACGGCACGACGGCGGAGACCGTCGGCGACGTCGCGCTGGAGGTGGGCGTGGCCGTGCACCGGTTGAGCGTGGAGCACTCGTCCCTCGAGGAGGTCTACCTGGACCTCACCGGGGACAGCGTGCAGTACCGGGTGGCGGGCACGCCTGAGCCGGCCGGGCTGGTGCAGCGATGA
- a CDS encoding carboxyl transferase domain-containing protein, protein MPRLLIANRGEIAVRIARAAAAEGITSVAVTAADEPDAPHLAAADEAYVLAGSGPAAYLDAADVVRAALATGCDLVHPGYGFLSETTDLPEACADAELTVVGPRQDTLAVLGDKAAARDAAVAAGVPVPRGGDGDPATVAGLLERTGAVMLKARFGGGGRATRILRRGDDVAAAVAEVSDEARVAFGTGALLAEELVESARHIEVQVLGDAHEHVVVLGDRDCSLQRRRQKVVEIAPAPDLPDDVRKQLHRSAAALAAQVGLRGLATVEFLVRPGSYVFLECNPRLQVEHTVTEETLGLDLVRLQLRVATGATLPILGLADGAPRPVGWAVQARVNAETLSADGAVVPSAGTITGLVLPGGPGVRVDTAARPGTEQSPRFDPLLAKVVVHERHGSLADALRHLDRALAETRVDGVATNTAFLRALLTHPHVAGATTTFVDDHLADLAGDTVEVEQGEGLRAPVPGTVVAVEAGPGSAVEPGGAVVVLEAMKMEHVVALPSGGTVRSVAVRVGDTVRQGQLLADVEHFQPGEQEAARELDLDADRPDLAEVRRRHETGLDEHRAEAVARRHAQGRRTAREILADLVDEGSFLEYGPLVFAAQERRRSKEELQERTPADGVVGGLADVNGDLVGRERSAAVVVSYDYTVLAGTQGMRGHLKKDRLFELAEQRRLPVVLFAEGGGGRPGDVDSTHVSALDTMAFTLFGKLSGLVPTVGIASGRCFAGNAALLGTCDVVIATEDATIGMGGPAMIEGGGLGVVDPDDIGPIDVQHANGVVDIRVADDAAAVAAARQYLSYFQGPVQDWTAPDQRALRHLVPENRKRVYDMRAVLRALADEDSVLELRDGWGHGMITALARVEGAPVGVLANVPTHLGGAIDADAADKAARFLQLCDAHGLPVVSLCDTPGFMVGPESEKTATVRHFSRLFVIGANLSVPIGTVVVRKAYGLGAQAMAGGSLKVPRFTVGWPTSEFGPMGLEGAVRLGMRRELAAIEDDAERAAFYDAAVAAAYENGRGLNVAAHWEIDDVIDPADTRRWIATLTREVAATPRPAGRVRPHVDTW, encoded by the coding sequence GTGCCTCGCCTGCTGATCGCCAACCGCGGTGAGATCGCCGTCCGCATCGCCCGGGCCGCGGCCGCCGAGGGCATCACCTCGGTCGCCGTCACCGCCGCCGACGAGCCGGACGCGCCGCACCTCGCCGCCGCCGACGAGGCCTACGTGCTCGCCGGCAGCGGTCCGGCCGCCTACCTCGATGCCGCCGACGTCGTGCGGGCGGCGCTCGCCACCGGCTGCGACCTCGTCCACCCCGGCTACGGCTTCCTCTCCGAGACCACGGACCTGCCGGAGGCCTGCGCGGACGCCGAGCTGACCGTGGTCGGCCCGCGGCAGGACACCCTCGCCGTCCTGGGCGACAAGGCAGCGGCCCGGGACGCCGCCGTCGCCGCCGGTGTCCCCGTGCCGCGGGGTGGCGACGGCGACCCGGCAACCGTCGCCGGCCTCCTCGAGCGCACCGGCGCCGTCATGCTCAAGGCCCGGTTCGGCGGCGGCGGCCGGGCCACCCGCATCCTCCGCCGGGGCGACGACGTGGCGGCTGCCGTGGCCGAGGTGTCCGACGAGGCCCGCGTCGCCTTCGGCACCGGGGCACTGCTGGCCGAGGAGCTGGTCGAGAGCGCCCGGCACATCGAGGTCCAGGTGCTCGGGGACGCGCACGAGCACGTCGTCGTCCTCGGCGACCGCGACTGCTCGCTGCAGCGCCGGCGGCAGAAGGTCGTCGAGATCGCCCCGGCGCCCGACCTCCCCGACGACGTCCGGAAGCAGCTGCACCGGTCCGCGGCGGCACTGGCTGCCCAGGTCGGTCTGCGCGGCCTCGCCACGGTGGAGTTCCTGGTCCGGCCCGGGTCCTACGTGTTCCTCGAGTGCAACCCGCGGCTGCAGGTGGAGCACACCGTCACCGAGGAGACCCTGGGCCTGGACCTGGTCCGGCTGCAGCTCCGGGTCGCCACCGGCGCCACGCTTCCCATCCTCGGCCTCGCCGACGGCGCGCCCCGGCCGGTCGGCTGGGCGGTGCAGGCGCGGGTGAACGCGGAGACGCTCAGCGCCGACGGCGCCGTCGTCCCCTCCGCCGGGACGATCACCGGGCTCGTGCTCCCCGGCGGTCCGGGCGTGCGGGTCGACACCGCTGCCCGCCCCGGCACCGAGCAGAGCCCGCGCTTCGACCCGCTGCTGGCCAAGGTGGTCGTGCACGAGCGGCACGGGAGCCTCGCCGACGCGCTGCGCCACCTCGACCGTGCGCTGGCCGAGACCCGCGTCGACGGCGTCGCCACCAACACCGCCTTCCTCCGCGCGCTGCTGACCCACCCCCACGTCGCGGGCGCGACCACCACGTTCGTCGACGACCACCTCGCCGACCTGGCCGGGGACACCGTCGAGGTCGAGCAGGGCGAGGGGCTGCGCGCCCCCGTGCCGGGCACCGTCGTCGCCGTCGAGGCCGGGCCCGGGAGCGCCGTCGAGCCCGGGGGAGCGGTGGTCGTCCTCGAGGCGATGAAGATGGAGCACGTCGTCGCGCTCCCGTCCGGCGGCACCGTGCGCAGCGTCGCGGTGCGGGTCGGCGACACCGTCCGGCAGGGCCAGCTGCTCGCCGACGTCGAGCACTTCCAGCCCGGGGAGCAGGAGGCGGCGCGGGAGCTCGACCTCGATGCCGACCGTCCGGACCTGGCGGAGGTGCGCCGCCGGCACGAGACGGGGCTGGACGAGCACCGCGCCGAGGCCGTCGCCAGGCGGCACGCGCAGGGCCGGCGGACCGCGCGGGAGATTCTGGCCGACCTCGTCGACGAGGGCAGCTTCCTGGAGTACGGGCCGCTCGTCTTCGCTGCCCAGGAACGTCGCCGGAGCAAGGAAGAACTGCAGGAGCGCACCCCGGCCGACGGGGTGGTGGGCGGGCTCGCGGACGTCAACGGCGACCTGGTCGGGCGGGAGCGGAGCGCGGCGGTCGTCGTCTCCTACGACTACACCGTGCTCGCCGGCACCCAGGGGATGCGCGGCCACCTGAAGAAGGACCGGCTGTTCGAGCTCGCCGAGCAGCGGCGGCTGCCCGTCGTCCTGTTCGCCGAGGGTGGGGGAGGACGGCCCGGCGACGTCGACTCCACGCACGTCTCCGCGCTGGACACCATGGCGTTCACCCTGTTCGGGAAGCTGTCGGGTCTCGTGCCCACCGTCGGCATCGCCAGCGGCCGCTGCTTCGCCGGCAACGCCGCGCTGCTCGGCACCTGCGACGTCGTCATCGCCACCGAGGACGCCACCATCGGCATGGGCGGCCCGGCGATGATCGAGGGCGGCGGGCTGGGCGTCGTGGACCCCGACGACATCGGCCCGATCGACGTCCAGCACGCCAACGGGGTGGTCGACATCCGGGTCGCCGACGACGCCGCCGCCGTCGCCGCGGCCCGGCAGTACCTCTCCTACTTCCAGGGGCCGGTGCAGGACTGGACCGCGCCCGACCAGCGGGCGCTGCGCCACCTGGTGCCGGAGAACCGCAAGCGGGTCTACGACATGCGGGCGGTGCTGCGGGCACTGGCCGACGAGGACTCGGTGCTCGAGCTCCGCGACGGCTGGGGGCACGGCATGATCACCGCCCTGGCCCGGGTCGAAGGAGCACCGGTCGGCGTGCTCGCCAACGTGCCCACCCACCTCGGCGGGGCCATCGACGCCGACGCCGCCGACAAGGCCGCCCGCTTCCTGCAGCTGTGCGACGCGCACGGGCTGCCGGTCGTCTCGCTCTGCGACACCCCCGGCTTCATGGTCGGCCCGGAGTCGGAGAAGACCGCCACCGTCCGGCACTTCTCCCGGCTGTTCGTCATCGGCGCGAACCTGTCGGTGCCGATCGGGACCGTCGTGGTGCGGAAGGCCTACGGCCTCGGCGCCCAGGCCATGGCCGGCGGCAGCCTGAAGGTGCCGCGGTTCACCGTCGGATGGCCGACCAGCGAGTTCGGCCCCATGGGTCTGGAGGGTGCGGTCCGGCTGGGGATGCGCCGGGAGCTGGCGGCGATCGAGGACGACGCCGAGCGCGCCGCCTTCTACGACGCCGCGGTCGCCGCCGCCTACGAGAACGGCCGCGGGCTCAACGTCGCCGCCCACTGGGAGATCGACGACGTCATCGACCCCGCCGACACCCGCCGCTGGATCGCCACGCTCACCCGCGAGGTCGCCGCCACGCCCCGGCCGGCGGGGCGGGTGCGACCGCACGTCGACACCTGGTGA